Within Anopheles ziemanni chromosome 2, idAnoZiCoDA_A2_x.2, whole genome shotgun sequence, the genomic segment GTGATACGAAATTAACAACcggtaacttttttttcctcctgaaATTGGAAAAGGCtatgtaaaaaaatcaaacatagcTTCATCGATAGGATACTGTCGGAAATATGAGAAATGTGAAATGTCCCGATTTCATCTATTAGTTCGCAATcgcaattttcatttccattggcTTGTgagtttccttcctttttattgaaaactgTATAACGTTGTTAAAAAATGGTTATAGAACATATTACTCCATTTGTTTTCAGTAAAATTATGTTCAACTATATTTGTACAAATCTAATAACGCGATATACAAAATTGAAGCAGTACTTCTTCTTTGGAAGATGTCTATAAAAGATCCCTCGTTTAGTCCCCACACCCATTGCACCACTTCGCACCACTTTTCCCCCTCATCAgttccgtttctttttcaattctttCGATTCTGTCGGCTTTCCTGCGCTGCTCGTCTTGTCGGCGGTGGACGCGTTCTTCAACTTTCGCTGGTGCGTTTTGCGCAGAATGATTTGAATAAGCGTCGCAAACAACCCGACCGGTAGCATCACGATCAGCAGCACCATGATCGCCACGTCGACGACATGGCGCGACCAGAACGACAGATAGAGAGCTCCACTGCGCAGATAGTTGACGCCACCGTCGTTCTTGAGGACGTAGTCGATGTAGTAGAGGGCCTTCTCCATCGGTTTTTGCGGCTGTTCGCGGAACTGTCGCGATGCCTTGAGAGCGGCGTAGCGGAAGCTGGGCGAAAGAAGGGTTCGGAAGGAATGGATCACATGATCGCTATAGGCGGTTAGTAGAGGACTCACCTTTGCTCGTTGAGCATTTCATTAATTAACTCCAACACTAGTTCCTCGGTGACATTTTGATAGTCCAGTTTTAGACCGTAACCAGCGTCAACGGCACGGTTCACCAGGATCTCCTGATCGCCGGCAAGTGGAAGCCCGAGGATCGGTTTGCCGTAGTACACCGTCTCCATCATGCTCAGCAACCCACCGTGCGTGATATGGAGCCTCACGTTAGGGTGCGccagaagctgctgctgcggcatCCACGGACCGACGATGACATTCCCCGATTGGTTGGCCAACGTCGCGTTCTCCCACTTCCAGATGACCAGTACCTGGCTCAACCGTCCGAACGCACCCGTGAACGCATCCCGCAGATAGTCGGGGAAGTCCGCCGACCGAATGTTCGTGCCCATACTGAAGTAGATGACGCCATTCTTGGCCTTCTCCACCCAATTGATGACGTCCTGCGAGAACCCGGTATCCTCGAACTCCCGGATGTGCACCCCACCGACCTCAATCATGTTTGGTACGAATGGGCGCGCGAAGTTGATCACCGGATGGCTATTGACCAGCACCAGGCTTACGTTGTGGATCAGATCCAACAGCGGGGGTAGTGTCCCCTTCCGTTGGAAATGCCGCTGGTAGACGGCTTCCTGCGACGGTAGGTACAGGTACTTGTAGTTAAACTGCTCGCACACCGACACGAACGTGTTCCAGACGCGCTGCACCAGCGTCATGCGGTCGGAGTAACCGAGCGACGGGATCGGATTGTAGGCCGGATTGTGCGGGTTCGCCACCATCTCGTTGGTGTACTTGTTCGGGGCCTCGGCACTGTACACAATCGCCGGCACACCGTAATGATAAGCCAGCCTGCACAACAAACGAGCGAACGGGCGTAAAGCATAAGTGGAGACGGGCGATAAGATTTTGACGCACATGGACGTGACGTCGGCAACGTGTGCGTCTCGCTTACCCGAGTAAACTTTCACACAGCACCTGATCCAGCAGGAGCAGGTCGAACGCCTCGGATGGGTTCTTCAACAGTTCCTGAACCTTCGCATGACCCAGCGTGTAGTCGGCCATCGCCGCCGTACCGTAGATCAGGTTGGTGTTACCGTAGAAGCTCGATTTGTCCCGCTTGGTGAACACGTTCGCCGTGAGTCCATAATCTATGGGGTACCAATGTCAAAAGGGTTCCGCTGCAATCGATAAGCCGTTGGACAAACACCGGCACGGGAGCTTACCTTCGACGTGGCTGTACAGTCCCGTTATCCTCACCTGGCGGATGTTTTCGTGCGCGTACTGCACCTCGAAGGGACTCACGATAGTTACCTTGGCGAATGGAAACCAAAAAGTTTGTAGGGAACTCACCACGCAAGGTTCTAGCCATCACTTACATTGTGTCCACGTGCTGCAAGTGCCTCGAACAGTACCTGCCCGAAGATGTAGTTCGTCTTGCTGATGCTCGGAAACACGGCCAAAATCTTTGCGCCGCTGGACGAACTCAAACTACCGGCTAGCACGAGAGCCACCAGCACTATGTACCCTCCGACGAACTTGCAGACCATCACTGTCTATGTCTCTGACGAGAGACCGGCGCACAAGGATTACTCACGAGGTGTTGTGGGCTGCTTCGAACGTTCGAACTTCGTCGTCTGCCAAACCGCTTAGTCGTACTGGCTGGCGTAGTCTACTTTGCCACGATAAGGTTCGTCGATGGCGCACGCCATTCGCTCTGATAATGCACCTCGATCGATAAGAGCAGCCCAAcatcgaacaaaaaaacagccaTCGAATTCGGACGCACCACGTACGTTGGTTGGTTCCGCCGGCGTGTACCTCATGTGTTGATTAGCTCCGATTGAGTTAAGTTTTGAACTCCGAAAGTACTACGTCCGGAAGTTGTACTCTGCATACATTAATTCATGCGTCAACATCCGAGGGTATCTGCAGATGCGGCACCAGCTAACGgctgggaggaggaggaggatacCATTTCCATTCCGTCTTTCACCCTAAAGGGCGCAATTTGGACCGACCTTGAAAAGGGATTTTTACtgccctctctccctctcgggAACACATTCATGTTTCGCTGCACGATGCGCCGCCGGTCGTTTCGAAAGatcggggtggaaaatcgatatTTTTGTCCATTGTGATGAAACACGGCATGATTGCAGGAGGACCGTCCGTCCGCTGGAgtgattttgtgtgtgtgaatatGTGTTTTCCAAACTGTCTGCAGGCCGGTGTCCTGCGTGGAACGGTTCCCTCCTTTCCACCCACGTGGCCGGGAAAACCACGCCAGGTTGTCGGTTGTCATGgaaacgttcgttcgttcgtgcaGCCGGTGTCTGACGTGGCCGGTTCGCTCCGTCGACGAAAGGCAAACAGTGACTCTCGCGCAAACACATCGGACTTCAATCTACCGACTCCATAGATGCGGTTTTTGATGCTGTCTACATGTGGCTGTGTctatgtctgtgtgtgtgtgtgcttgtagCGCCCTTTGCCATAAAAAGGGTGCCGTTTATGTTGGTTCTAGACAAACGAATGAGTTTCTGTAGCAATCACCTCGAACGACGCACGTAATGAAGCTGCGAGTCGGCAAATTTAGAGTGCGAAAAACTACGCTTCGAGGCGCTTGGTAGACACTGAATCGCTTTTCCGTGGAATAATAATTTTTCGCTGTACATTCTTTGCAGGGGTAGGGAATTTTAAATTCTAATTTATACAGGAGTtatgtttgcatttttatttatgcacGAAAATTTGTTGAACTCGTAAACGTCAACATTGAAACGATACTTTATATTATTTGATGAAGTTCTAGGATAATATAGTCATGGTGATTCATTCCAAACAAACTGATGACGAAGAAACTGATTTCTACAAATGATAACTCACGGGTTCTTGACAAATAAAATTTCTCAAATTACACTTCTACTTACGAGTATCGTTTCTCCGTTATTCCGTGTTGCATATTATACCTTCTTTGAAGTGCTTTTGAAGTACTGCTTACGTTTCGTGCCAAATTTCATCTTGCTGTCAACACAAAAGCCCTACCCTCCATCACATGCTCAAGGTATGCCTCAACAATTCACCAACTTATCATTCACGTGTCTCATGTTGCAAACTATTACACCTTTCGACCCAGGTGCAGCGCATTTCGGCCACAATCCATTCACGTGCTTCGTAGCGTTGGGATTTTCGGGCACTTTTCCACCCCTCTCCGGAACGCTTTTTCCGATCCCCCACGAGCCGGTTTTGTTTGGCCAACGCTAAGCCACCAAACCAACCGTGAAGAATTCTCGACCGGAGCATCAGCTGTTGCATCCAGGGTCATTTTCCGGGCTCGAATGCACGCATATCCTGTGGGTTCAGCGTACGAGCCTCGAGCCATCTGTCGTCCTACGCATTCATCCCTCCCGAAGGTTTTGTTCCCCGGGACGGTCGTGCGTTTCCTTCGACCCGTTTCGAGGAAACGAGGACCAAGCGCGGAGGTTGGGCATGCTTGCCCACCTGGTCAGCAAATTCTATGCGGCCAGTTTGGTAATTACAACAGCGGTAAGACCACGAAGTAGACTTCTCCTGTAAATAGTGTGCTTCGCGTTTTTCAGAGGTCGCActtcttttcgttcttttccgACGTTCACATTCCATGGGGTGATAATTACACGGACATTCAGAGAAAATGTTCACTCGGTCCCTTCCTTTCCGATGCTAAGACCCGCAGTAAGCACATCTAACAACATTTTCACGCCCTATTAAAGTCTCTGTCGTTGATTGGCCAACCGCTGATCTTTTCTTGCATTTGTGCTATTGCGTGTGGAAACTTTTCAAACTCTCTACAAAATTACTGTAACCCTAATATTTGTTTCCCCAAAATAATCAAACTTAACAAAATCTTGATGAActtctttttaaatattgtattGGATATTTTTAACTCGCTGCATTATCCTTGCATGTGCATTGAAACCTGACACATCCACACGCCTTTCCTCGCACCATGAATTTCCCGGCATGGAAACGTAAAGTTATGCTTGTGATCTTTCCTCATAGTTTACTCGTTTTCACCCGACATCAAAGCCAAGCCTTCGTTGACGCCGAGGGCCCCGAGGCAGATTGGCTTCCATCGCAACCTGGTCAACCGAAAACCTCCGTGTCCGATTAGTGTTGAACCATATCCGTGGTGAACCAGGGAAAATAAGTTTTCTTCACACCCTACTACCTCTTATcagccacacaaacacatgcatGCGCATACCAATTTCGACCACCGGCAACGAATGTAGGCTAACTTTTCCACAACGCTTTTCGGAATTTTTCTTCACCCTCGCCCGAAGCAACATTGACAGGGTAGAGAGTTGGCTTAtcggaaaagggaaagaaataaatcttTCAACCATCAGTTGCGATAGGTTGGCAGGACTCTCCGGAGACCCCGTGGGGACCGAGCCAAGTTGTCGAGCAGGCATTACCGTCCTGTTTACGCCGGCGCTCGATTCGAAAACTTTCCGACCCCCGGTTGAGGCGGATTAGAGGGCGCCGTTAATATCTAAAGTTTGCTGAGCCTTCGTTGAGCCGTTTTCTTCCCGCACGCAGGACATTGATTTTATGGATTAGGGTTGAATGGCTCTCACGAaggaggtttgttttcttcggtgACTTCTCGAACGCACATACGGCGCAATGTGCTTATGGGAAAAGTTGAGATGTTTCTATTTCACCTCGAGTTCTAACTGGTTCTATAAGGGCGAATGTTGTCCAGAGGATATTTTTggtgatttttccttttgtaaGTTCTTTTGTAAGTTCTTTTAAAGATTCAACAAGTTGCCTTCGCTCCGTTTAATGAAGCATAAAAAGTCTGGATAGTTTGTCTCGTCCGCGCCTTCCAGCCCGCGGCCAGACGTTTTATCGACTAAACAGATCCTATaccggtggtggaaaatctaTTACGTCCAATTCACAAGTGGTTTAGTGGCTGTCTTTAAATAAACCCACCAAACTTCGTGCACTATCGCGCTGATTGATTCCATTCTTCCATTCTTCCAACTTTacccataaaaaaaacctccccgAAACGATCCTTGCGCTCCAAACATCGGCCTCGACTGGCGGCCATAAATCTCGGCCAGCAATTCAACATGACAGAAGACGGGATTTATTATGTACATACATACTCGACCAGGCCTTCCGTGGCCAGTCCAGGGCGTTCCGGTCCCGCGTGTGCCTTTGAAGTTTatgtgaaaatgtgaaaaatcacACAGAAAAACAACCCACACAACCCGTGGCTGAAGTTGGCCGTACGCGAGCGCAAAACAAACCCGCGTCGCTACAATTCAGGCTCGTAAGACATTTGCTACTTACGGGGTCGGACCCGATGCTTGTCCGCGTTGGTGCAGGAATTTATTTGAGTAGAAACAGTTATTAAGCCATTACAGTAATGGAGTCGTCGTTTAGGAGAAGTTCTGCCCGGTGTAGTTCTTTTCCGTGACTCGACAATGGCTTTTTCCCACCGGTGTGCCACCGGGAAAACAGCAACGTGCGCCGGATCGGTGCTATATTTATAAGCACGGGCACCTAGCGCCATATTGCTCGGTGAAATAGGGAGGGGAAATTATATGGTGGAAAACGAATGCCAGAAACTGTTCGCGGTCACCGAAGACACCTCCTGTATCCGTGTGTGCAGTGTTTCCATTTGGTGGCGCAACTATTTTGCCATAAGGCACCCATGCACCATGTACGTACTCGTTAATGGGGATGCACTTTCTGTTATGAATGTGTATTTTCTTTGCGAAACTCCCATGTGTTGACTGCATTTAATAAACTGGTGGAAAACGATTTAGAAACCATGCGCAAAGAATTGCGtctgctttttttatttttaaaacatttcatttcctgttttattgttttgttaacagcatttttatgttttatttatggttTCGCTTAAAGCCTTTGTGGAAAGCTTGTGTTTCTAACTTCATTCCGGTCCTATTTCACaagtttttcactttattCTTATTGATTTGATTCACTCTAATCCCACATTACATAACATAAAATTGTCGACGCTATAATCGTGTTGCTGTAAAGCGGAAAACAATCTCCTTCATTCACTTCCACTATGTCATGTGCATTACGAGTTGTTTAACGGCGTTTCCCACCAGCGTCGCTAAGAACGTTGATAACCCAGTGCACAACAAGCGCACCAGTTGCCATTAATGTTCATTTTATAGGTGCTCAGCCGTACGGTGGTTGCATAAAACCCGACCCTATACATCCGCCGTCCCCGTCGGAGGAGaacctttttcttccctcgaACCGACCGACGGAAGACCTCCACGACGTGCAGTGCGCACAACACCGGAAAAGCGAAGCTATAAAATTTTCACTTTCTCAACTTTCAGTGTGTTTttatatgtttgtgtgtgtgtgtgggtttgtgtttttttgttcgtgtcACCCTCTTCCACTTCCAAGCGGTGCctcttcgtttggaagaagaTTTTCCACCGCGGACCAAACAATGCACCGCACTGTAGTTGTATTTGCCGCTCACCCACTCACTCGAGCCGCTCAATTGCATTTCCCGGTTGCATTTGCTGCCCGAAAAACCGGACGACGAATGCAGGAAGATTTACGATGTTTTTTCAATCACCGAAAAGCCGCATCAGCCGAAATCAGGCTGCCGTGTGGTCTTATTCTCCGGTTTACGACTTCAACCGTGTTTCAGCTGCCTGGGAACCTGGCGGGAGAGGAGTGCAATTTGTCACGGACTTGTTGCTAGGAGGATTCGGAATTTTCCATCCCCAGCATGGAGAGGTTTCGTAATCACCGCTATCCAATTTTTGAttgggaaaaacgtttcccTACCAAGGCGGTGATTAAAAGGATCGGTAAAATCGCAACTCCGCACTGTCGGAAAATGGACAGTATTGTGCGTCAGGATAATTGGCCAAACATGAAGCGATGTCAACTCATCCATCAAAAGATCCACTGTTCGCAACTGCTGGGCATGTTGATTGATGGGGAACCTTATGGTGCATTAGGTTTGTCAAAGCGTTGTAGAGCTCCTAATTTGCTTTGTGATTTGAGTTGTGTTGCCAATGTCGGATTGTAAAATTATTCTGATTTTCTCATTACACGATGATACCCTTAAACCATTCGTTGTTGTTTAAAATGGGACGCTAGTTCTTCAATTATATTTTGAGTTTAACTAATTCTTATGGTTTCTCGTAGAATTATGTTCAACGATCATGCGTAGCGAGAGATTGATATTGTCAAATCTTTCTCATGATAaacaatggtttttttttcttgtttcgagTAGAAACATGTTTGGATTATTTTCCTCCAATGTCACCATTAATTAGACTGTCTCGCGGTGCCGCTGCTGGTGTTCACTTTCCACCGACATAAAGAGAGCCGGGACGGCGCTCGGCGCATCTATCATCACGATGCGATCTGTGCGGCCTTCTCCTGCATGCTGTTTATTTACTTACCCCTGCTGTCACTGTATGATTTATTATTAGTAACGATTTCCTGGTTCGActgcacttttcattatcGCTCGCACCATCAGCCCAGTTCTGATGACTAAAATATGGTTACGAGGAACGCGCAGTCCGTCGtaagagagagtgtgtgttcGTGCAGTCTATTGGGCCAGTCTTGAGCCAGCCAGTCAAGTATCGTCAAGGGCTCGCGTTTCTATGCGTcgagtttttatttcctgccGCTTCGAACACTTTAGAAATGGTGCATTGTTGTGAATACTCTAACCACGATTGGGAATCCTATGATCGGGCATTGAGATGACGAAAAACAATGAAACCTCTGTTGATAGACATTGGTAAGCATCGAAGTTGGGCTTCTTCAACCATGGCACTTGTGGTACTTTCCTTCCGAAAGAGGTTTCATCGACACACTCTACAAAAACTTCTACCGCGGTCGTTCACTGCTATGACTAAAGTTTTGTCGCCCAGCCACGACACTCTCAAGTTGTTCTAGGAATAACTATTGTTGGAATGATTATTATAGAACAGTCAGATTCGACAACAAACTTCACACATTCTGTTAATGGAAAATACTCAGAACAATATAAGCTGTTTCAGGGACTCTCGCAGCTTATCTCGGAAGCATGATGCACTCATTATGCATTTCTCTATAGAAGGAATTTGCAAAGACGCTCATGGGATTTAACCGGACACAGTGGGAAAATGTGTGCACCGCAGCGTGTGACTGAGTGTGTTCGTAGAATTAACAGTTATGTCAACATGCGTCGATGAAATGTTAAACAGCATGGTATTGCCAAGCGGGCACGCCACCCGATTCACGCACTGAATTGAGGTCATTAATTTTACGGTTCATCAACCGGGGAAAACCCATGACGTGCTGATGAAATATGGGGTTTTCACCAACGAAAATGCGCTCGATTATCCATCGTCCATTTTCAgaaaattgaatattaaaaatgttgttttactttccaccCGCTATTTAcactgtttggttttttcgaAAACTATGCGGTCGAAAATTTGCCCtaaaaaaaaggggttttacTTGCTTTTGCATTACAGTTATAGCAGAAATTGATGAGAGACCCTTTTACTGTCAACTCTCAGACTGTAAGTAAGcgttaatttattcaaattaacaaattatAAAACGGTACATTGGCAAATTATTTGTGCACTCCAGCAATCACGCCACCGAAACTACTTGACGAAGCGTATAAACGCTGTTTGCACCCGTTTCGAAAGCCACAACACACATCGTTCGCAAACGGTTTTCCATATTCCTCCCCCAACTGCCACCCGTCCGTCCGGCCGTCCGTTCGTCCAAAATCAACCATTAATAAGAACATTACCGACCCACCGTAGCATTACCAAACTACACCACACCATTCACTCGTACCGTTTTGGCACacatatttgtatttttccgaaCCCTTCCGGCACACGGCTGGGCACACTTCCACCCGAAAAACCATGTCCGTGGTTTAGCCATTTGCCGGTGAAATCATAAAATCATTTGCGGACGTTTAATTAAGTGCAAATGAAGCTATTCCGAGCGAGAAAAGTCCCATTCAGGTTCCCGTAATTTCTCATTCCGCTTATAATGCGTGCGGACGCAATTCAGGGATAACGATCGCGTGGGATGGTACTTGTGggccctttttcttttcgcaacgtggaggaaaaagtaagggaacaaactgTTCGCAGttgaagcacacacacacacacacactcgtcaCATGTGGCACGAACTATATGAGCTGCCGTCATATCATAGGAAAATGCAGGTCAATAGCATTTGCTGAGGACGCGCACGTTGCTTTCGTTGGTCGACGTGAAtggaagcaaacaaacggTCGAATTGTTGGTTCGGCTCAGCGACAGATACAAAGTGTTCATTTTCTTACGCGCGGGAGTTATCCCGCGGAGGGCGAGAGCGGTTGGAAGGCACAAGTACATATTTAAATTAGAGAACGAGCCCAACGACTCACCCCAAAAGCCCAAACAGTGGCCCTTGTTTGTTGAACGCGAGCAGACCCTGATGTTTGATGAAGGCTGATGCTGCAGCGAACCGAACTTCCGGACGGCAGATTACGATCGAGCGGATCATCGTCAGGCCACGTCCCACTCGCCAGACATGCCAGCGTCAGTCGGGGATCATCAGACCGGGATGGTGCGGCACATATCAACCGGGAAGATCGCTTCAAACGGCACGAACCTTACAAGGGAGGCAAATTCGGACGCAGTATGAAGTTGGAAAGGTCGTTGCCTGGTGGTTCATGGTTTCACACAATCCCCTCGACAGCGCCAGTCAAGGTTTGCGCCGACGATTTGTTGCAGATGCAACCAGCATCCCACCTACGATCGTTAGTGCATTCAAACACCACGGCTAACGTGTGGAACCAATCACTCCGCTGACAACTGCTCGGAGGATTAATCTTCACAGAGCTCTCGCAGAAATAGGCCAGATCTTACCGATCAGGGGCAGCGTCCGGATTGGATGTCGTTCAAGAATGCCCCAGCCACCTGGCCGCGGTGACAGCAAACTAACGAACAAGTAGTGAAGGTCCTCGATCAATCTGTCGGACATGTCAACCCCTTTTCGTGGCACTCGTGCTTCGGCCCTCTCAAACTTGCCGAAAGAGGCTCTCAAAGGACACAATTCTCTTATGACGAATTACGTTTGTCTTTAAATCCCCGTTGCGAAATCGTGTCACGTTCAATGAGGCAGTTAGAAAAGTTTCCTTGGAATACGCTCGTAGAAAAGTCCCGATGCtgggacacacacacgcacgggtTTCTCCAACCTCCAGCGATGAGTCACTCCAAGGCAGACCATCCAAAAATCTATCCGACCGGGGAAGAATATTGTCGCCAACGGTCGGGCGAAAAATCTCACCCATTGGCCAACGGGAGAAGAGAAGAATAGTTTCATATTAGTTATGCTCATGGGCTAAAAATATCGTTCCCTCGGTTGGGGAATGTTTACATGTTCCCTGTGCGCTAGTGCCGCTCACTATACTGCAGTGGCAGTCGGCAGTTTTCAAAGCGTACAACCACTAAACTGTCCCGCGGCGATGGTGACACGGGGTGGACAAGTTTTTCGGACGACGCACATTAATGTGACCGGGCATGTTTACGCCAGTCAACGGTTCGGCGTCTTGGGACTTTTTCGTGAGCTGCGATGCTGCAGTCGGACTGGGGACGTTGCATCATCGACAGTAAAAATCATGTATTTTAGCCAACATGTAGCAGTTGATCAATAACAAACACCCCTCGTCAAGAACTCTGGCAACTCGCAGCCCATAGAAACTTGTGCCAGAAATGTGGTGGAGGCACCAGATATAACATTGGTCGATGAATCATTCGCTTCCCTAAATGAGCCGACGCCTTATCTTCCAACTCTCGTGGGGAACTTCTCCGGGATATGAGAACCTTTAACCTCTCACAATCTCACACCCCGGACCGGCACTGCTCCAGCTGGCAAGCAAGTTCCAACGCTTACGACACACGTAACGGGGCTATCGCGACCCGGAATGCCTTCCCCGCGATGGTCACCCTCGAGAGCTGGCTTCGAGCTGGCCAATAAAATTCGAATCAAACAATTAACCAAGGGAAGGGCGACCGATCAACAACTGGCGGACTACTGGGTCATCCGGTTGTTGATCTCGCGCCAAGATGGACGCCAGCCAACCGAGCTGCGGCTTCAATTGGTCGTGGATCGCTTTGACCCTTTGCTGATAATGAAtatgagaaataaaaaaaagggcgAACCCACTGGCAACCCCACGAGAACCCGCTCCGGTACTGGTTTGCTTTTGTACTTTGCCGCCACGGCCATCACCGAAAACAGAGAAACTCGACGAACGCATAATCAATTATCCAGAACCCTGTCAGTAGCATACGTGGCGCAAAAGgaaggagtggaaaaaaaaccagctaCCGATGGTTCAGCAGCATACCTACGGGGCACGGCCACCGGTTATGGCTGGCGCGAGGGATATGATAAATATTCTGTTCGGTACGCGCAGACAATttgcaaagaaacaaatcaattaaGGTACGAGGTACGTTTGATCCGGTGCTGTAACTGAAAGGGCTTGCGATGCATACAATTTTTTCTCTACCCTCAGGGTTCCTGGAACAAGGAAACCACTAACGTATGCTACCAGCACCGAACACAGCTTGACCAAAGCATGGATAATCCGGGAGATTTTCGCCATCCCATTCTCTTTAGCC encodes:
- the LOC131294150 gene encoding UDP-glycosyltransferase UGT5-like; this encodes MVCKFVGGYIVLVALVLAGSLSSSSGAKILAVFPSISKTNYIFGQVLFEALAARGHNVTIVSPFEVQYAHENIRQVRITGLYSHVEDYGLTANVFTKRDKSSFYGNTNLIYGTAAMADYTLGHAKVQELLKNPSEAFDLLLLDQVLCESLLGLAYHYGVPAIVYSAEAPNKYTNEMVANPHNPAYNPIPSLGYSDRMTLVQRVWNTFVSVCEQFNYKYLYLPSQEAVYQRHFQRKGTLPPLLDLIHNVSLVLVNSHPVINFARPFVPNMIEVGGVHIREFEDTGFSQDVINWVEKAKNGVIYFSMGTNIRSADFPDYLRDAFTGAFGRLSQVLVIWKWENATLANQSGNVIVGPWMPQQQLLAHPNVRLHITHGGLLSMMETVYYGKPILGLPLAGDQEILVNRAVDAGYGLKLDYQNVTEELVLELINEMLNEQSFRYAALKASRQFREQPQKPMEKALYYIDYVLKNDGGVNYLRSGALYLSFWSRHVVDVAIMVLLIVMLPVGLFATLIQIILRKTHQRKLKNASTADKTSSAGKPTESKELKKKRN